GCGGGTGTTTCACGTGAAACACCCCATTGGCCCTAGTTCGCCGGCGGGGCCAGCACTCCCATAATCCGGTTCAGATCATCAACACTGGCGAACTCAATGCTGACTTTGCCCTTGCGCGCACCCAGCGTAATTTTCACATTGGTATCCAGTCGGTCTGAAAGGGAGGTGGCAAGGTAGTCAAGGCGTTCATGTCGTGCGCCGGTTTTCGGTTTTGCAGCCTTGGCGGGACGCCGAAGCCCGTCGCTCAGAGCCACGATCTCCTCAGTTGCACGGACGGAAAGACCCTCAGCGACAATGCGCTGCGCCAGCTTTTCCATCTCCGCCGCATCGGCCAGTCCCAGCAGTGCTCGTGAATGCCCGGCGGACAGTATCCCGGCTGCAAGCCGGCGCTGTACGAGAGGAGGAAGCTTCATCAACCGCAATGTGTTGGTAACCTGCGGTCGCGACCGCCCAATGCGGTCCGCCAACTCCTCGTGCGAGCACTCAAAGTCGTCCAGAAGCTGCTGGTACGCTGCCGCTTCTTCCAACGGATTGAGCTGGCTGCGGTGAAGGTTCTCCAGCAGGGCATCCCGGAGCAGATCCACGTCCTGGGTGGAGCGGATAATTGCCGGAACAGCTTCCAGTCCAGCCTCACGACTGGCCCGCCATCTGCGTTCACCCATGACCAGTTCATAAGGGTGCTCGGGATCATTTTCAGCGGAGGGCCGGACCACGATCGGCTGAAGAACACCGATCTCGCGGATCGAGTGAACCAGCTCGGCCATGTCCTCTTCATCGAAGACCGACCGAGGCTGCTTTCTGTTCGGGTGGATCGAGTCCACCGGAATCTCGGCAAAGGTCGCTCCGGGCACCTCCACGAGTGTTTCACGTGAAACGCCGCTGCCCTCAGTGCCCTGTGCGGCGTCCTGAGTAGGCTCGACACCCTGGGAGTCGCCGTTGCTCTGGGAAGCGCCGTCGGGGGCCTTCACGGCCTTCGCAGCACGCTTGGCAGCACCGGACGTGGCGGATCCCGTGGGCGAAGTTTCTTCGCCGGCACCCCCCAAGCCGTCCTCAGGACCCGACGGCTGTGTGCGGTTCTGCTGGCGCGGCGACGACGCAGCCGAGCTCTTGGAAGCGGGGCCCCGGAGGGCATCCTTGTTGATGCCGCTGCCTCTCCGGACGCCCTGGGCGGCCGGCCGAGAAGGCGTTACGTTGTCTGCGGCGGACGGGAAGAACACATCGACGGGACGCCCGGCAC
This genomic interval from Arthrobacter sunyaminii contains the following:
- a CDS encoding ParB/RepB/Spo0J family partition protein produces the protein MTEKRRGLGRGLGALIPSSAAPEEPASTSSVPTRAGRPVDVFFPSAADNVTPSRPAAQGVRRGSGINKDALRGPASKSSAASSPRQQNRTQPSGPEDGLGGAGEETSPTGSATSGAAKRAAKAVKAPDGASQSNGDSQGVEPTQDAAQGTEGSGVSRETLVEVPGATFAEIPVDSIHPNRKQPRSVFDEEDMAELVHSIREIGVLQPIVVRPSAENDPEHPYELVMGERRWRASREAGLEAVPAIIRSTQDVDLLRDALLENLHRSQLNPLEEAAAYQQLLDDFECSHEELADRIGRSRPQVTNTLRLMKLPPLVQRRLAAGILSAGHSRALLGLADAAEMEKLAQRIVAEGLSVRATEEIVALSDGLRRPAKAAKPKTGARHERLDYLATSLSDRLDTNVKITLGARKGKVSIEFASVDDLNRIMGVLAPPAN